One genomic region from Xiphophorus couchianus chromosome 21, X_couchianus-1.0, whole genome shotgun sequence encodes:
- the fam168b gene encoding myelin-associated neurite-outgrowth inhibitor isoform X1, with protein MNPVYSPAPTGVPFTNTKGLSYPAAGFPVGYATAAPAYSPSVYAGANPGFSSGYATGTAFKMSCSPNTGTVPPYSSSPNPYAAVYPVRSTYPQQSPYAQALIPSQQQGTYYTQPLYAAPPHVIHHTTVVQPNGMPAAMYAPPIPHSRPNGVTMGMVAGTTMAMSAGTLLTSPSPAPVAPHQVTMPTYRAPGTPSYSYVPSQW; from the exons ATGAATCCTGTATACAGCCCTGCACCAACAGGGGTCCCCTTCACCAACACAAAGGGTTTGAGCTATCCAG CAGCCGGATTCCCTGTTGGATACGCGACCGCTGCACCGGCATACAGTCCCAGTGTTTATGCTGGAGCAAACCCGGGCTTCTCCAGCG GCTATGCCACTGGCACTGCTTTCAAAATGTCCTGCTCTCCCAACACGGGGACCGTCCCGCCGTACTCCTCCTCCCCGAACCCATACGCCGCCGTTTACCCTGTGAGGAGCACCTATCCCCAGCAGAGCCCTTACGCACAG GCGCTAATACCGTCACAACAGCAAGGCACCTATTACACGCAGCCGCTGTACGCTGCTCCGCCTCACGTCATCCATCACACGACGGTGGTCCAGCCCAACGGGATGCCCGCAGCCATGTATGCCCCGCCCATCCCTCACTCTCGCCCCAACGGTGTAACCATGGGGATGGTAGCAGGCACAACCATGGCCATGTCAGCAG GAACTTTGCTGACAAGTCCATCACCTGCACCCGTTGCCCCCCATCAAGTTACGATGCCCACATATCGGGCCCCTGGCACCCCCAGCTACAGTTATGTGCCGTCACAGTGGTGA
- the fam168b gene encoding myelin-associated neurite-outgrowth inhibitor isoform X2, with protein MNPVYSPAPTGVPFTNTKGLSYPAGFPVGYATAAPAYSPSVYAGANPGFSSGYATGTAFKMSCSPNTGTVPPYSSSPNPYAAVYPVRSTYPQQSPYAQALIPSQQQGTYYTQPLYAAPPHVIHHTTVVQPNGMPAAMYAPPIPHSRPNGVTMGMVAGTTMAMSAGTLLTSPSPAPVAPHQVTMPTYRAPGTPSYSYVPSQW; from the exons ATGAATCCTGTATACAGCCCTGCACCAACAGGGGTCCCCTTCACCAACACAAAGGGTTTGAGCTATCCAG CCGGATTCCCTGTTGGATACGCGACCGCTGCACCGGCATACAGTCCCAGTGTTTATGCTGGAGCAAACCCGGGCTTCTCCAGCG GCTATGCCACTGGCACTGCTTTCAAAATGTCCTGCTCTCCCAACACGGGGACCGTCCCGCCGTACTCCTCCTCCCCGAACCCATACGCCGCCGTTTACCCTGTGAGGAGCACCTATCCCCAGCAGAGCCCTTACGCACAG GCGCTAATACCGTCACAACAGCAAGGCACCTATTACACGCAGCCGCTGTACGCTGCTCCGCCTCACGTCATCCATCACACGACGGTGGTCCAGCCCAACGGGATGCCCGCAGCCATGTATGCCCCGCCCATCCCTCACTCTCGCCCCAACGGTGTAACCATGGGGATGGTAGCAGGCACAACCATGGCCATGTCAGCAG GAACTTTGCTGACAAGTCCATCACCTGCACCCGTTGCCCCCCATCAAGTTACGATGCCCACATATCGGGCCCCTGGCACCCCCAGCTACAGTTATGTGCCGTCACAGTGGTGA